DNA from Treponema sp. J25:
ACTCATTTCGATAAGATTGAGTTTCCCATCCCGGGAAAGTCGATTCACGGCCGTATGAAGTGGTACAAGTACCACATCATCCTGATCGCTTCCCGTACCAGTGGCGCCCTTTTTGGTTAAAACCCCAATCACCGTAAAGGGTGTTGTGGCAATCCGGATATTTTTTCCCAGAGGACTTTCATCCCCAAATAACTTAGAAGCCACCGTGGCACCCAGGACGGCCACTTTACTTCGAGTGGTTAAATCCTTTTCAGTAAAAATTTCTCCCTCCGCTACCCCCCAGTCCTTGATCGTAAGGTAATCCGGTTCCACCCCGTACACCGTAGTAGACCAGTAGGCAGATCCACCAATCACGGTCATTCCTGAAATTCGCACTTCCCCCGAAATAGCAGCGAGGTAACTTGCTTCCTGTCGGAGTTTTGTCACATCTGCCAGGGAAAGCCGATTTGCTTCCCGGGGCCCCCGTGGAGGCATCACCATTAACAGATTTGTTCCCATTGCAGCGATCTGACGCTTTATTTCTGCCTGAGAACCGGATCCTACGGCTACCATAACAATGACTGATCCCACTCCAATGATGATTCCGAGGGAAGTTAAAAAACTTCGCATCTTATTACGCAGGATACTTCGCATGGAAAGGGTAATCAATTTTGCAAAGGTCATAGGCGTTCCCCTTCCGCGAGAGCTTTATGACGGGCCTTCCATGCAGCAAGATCTTCTGCGGCGCTTTTTTGCTGGTGTACCGGTTCATCCAAAAGAATCATGCCATCCCTCATGGTGATGATCCGCCTGGTATAGGATGCAATATCCGGTTCATGGGTAACCATCACGATGGTTTTTCCACGGTTGTTAAGTTCCTGAAAAAGGGCCATAATTTCGAGGCTCATCTCTGAATCCAGATTTCCTGTCGGCTCATCGGCTAAAATAAAGGCGGGATCCTTTACCATGGCCCGGGCAATGGCTACCCGCTGTTGTTGCCCCCCTGAAAGTTGACTCGGCATGTGATCCAGGCGGGAGCCAAGGCCTACTTCTTCCAGAACAGCCCGGGCCCGGGCCCGAGCATCAATCTTACATCCAGAGCGATCATAAAAAAGAGGCAGTTCCACATTTTCAAGGGCGCTTGTTCGAGGAAGGAGATTAAAGCCCTGAAACACAAAGCCAATTTTGTTGTTCCGGATGTCCGCAAATTCGTCAGGACCCGCCTGGGAGGTGTCTACTCCGTCCAGAAGGTAGGTCCCTGCGGTGGGTTTATCCAGACACCCGAGGATGTTCATAAGGGTGGATTTTCCAGACCCAGAAGGCCCCATGATTGCCACAAATTCTCCCTCTTCCACAACAAGATCTATTCCCCGCAGGGCCTTAACCACAATATCCCCCATGATATAAAAGCGCTGAATTCCCCGCATCTCGATAATTGCCATAGTTACTCAGCCTTTACTTTCAAAATCACCTGTTTTCCTTCAAGATCGGAAGGACCAGAAACCTCGGTATACTGGGCGTCGCTAATACCAACTTGAACTATAAGAGCGGCAAGGTTCCCCGATTCGTCGAGGTACCACAGGGGTTTCCGAACCGCAGGGGTGGTGCCATTGGTATTTCCTTCGACGGAGAAATTAGCCTCCGATCCCGGAGGGCCTTCTGTTCCATTTGACATTCCACTTGTTGCGCTTCCTTGAGACGCTCCCTGGCTACGCCGTCCTGTGGTGCTTCCTGGACCTGGCATTCCAGGACCACCAGGTCCACCGCCGGGCACGCCCGGCATACGGGGAACGCCCCCCATAAGACTGGTAAGCCCCTGTCCCTGGGAGGAAGGTCGATTCTGAGAAGCACGATTTTTGACCATCTCATCATAACGTGCCAGGGCTTCTTTCCGGGCTTCGGCACTCATAGTGGCAGGTAAACGGGCAATAAACAGGGCCCGTTCTCGTTCCGCCTCACTTAGACTCGTCGGTGAAAACCGAAGGGCCCCATTAGGGACCACCAGTACGTTTTCCTTTTTTTCTTTTATGAAAGTGACCTGGGCAGTCATGCCAGGGAGCAACTTGCCTGAGGTATTGTCCGCCAGAATATTTACATAGTAGTACACCACATTATTGCTTGTTTTTGGCTCAAGCCGAATCTCTTTGACTTTTCCTGTGAAACTCACGCCTGGATAGGCTTCCACGGTGAAACGAACTTCCTGACCTACCCGGATAGAACTGATATCCAATTCATCTACTTCTGCAAGGATTTGCATTCGGGAAAGATTCGCCGCAATAGTAAAAAGGGTTGTGGAACTGGAAGAAGAACCACCGGTAACGCTGGATCCTTCATCAATATTTTTAGACAGTATAATTCCATCAATGGGACTTGTAATGTACGCATATTGATTTATTTGAGTTTCTATTTGTTCCAGGCTCGTCTGAGCAGATAACAACTCGGCCCGGTATACTTCAAGAGTAGAAAGGGCACTTTTATAGTCGTACTCTGAAAGGAGCCCTTTTTCATAGAGGGCCTTTGCATTCTGAACTGCCAGATTTTGAAGATTATATTGGGACTGGACCTTATCTACTGTGGCCTGAGCAGATTTTCGTTGCAGTTTTAAAAGATCCGTATTAATGGTAGCCAGCAACTGGTCTTTTTTAACCTTACTGTTATAATCTACAAAGACCTTTTCGATACGGCCGCTCATCTGAGCAAGCACATCTACCGAAGATTCCACCGCTAACGTTCCTGTAGCAGAAACGGTACTCTCAATGGTTCCTCTCCTGATGGTGGTAAATTCGTAGGCCTGCTTTTTCTTTGAAACCCCCACCTGATATCCACGGAAAAACCACAGAAGAATTCCGGCGCCAATAACACAGCCCAGGATTAAAAAAACAGGTGTTTTCTTTTTCATATCCACTCCATTTTATCCACAGTTTTTTTAAAGAAACACTTCATGAAAAAATTAGCAAAATCTATACCAACAAAAACAACAAGAAATCTTAGACAATTAAGTTATTATAATAACAGGTTATCATGAAAAACGTAACAATAAAATCTTGTTATTATGTAAAATCTATGTGAAAAGATTTCCCATGTGTATACCAGAATGAGAAAAGAATACCCATAGAAGAAAATTGCATAAAAAATAAATCTAGAAAAAATCAATCTTCTTTCAATCTTTTTTCGATATTTTCTAACCTTTAAAGAAATCGTACTTTGTTGATAATATTTTTACACACATAACAATTTTATCTTTCAAGGAGAATATCCAATGAACTTTCTTAGGAAAATTGCAACGGTATTATTTATCTTACTAGGTTTTTCTTTCTGCTTTGCCCAAGAAAGCAAAGGTGAAAAACGCTTTACTCTGCGGCCTATGGTCTCCACAATCTTCGATAGTGAGATAACACTAAAAGAAACAGCCTATTATCAGAACAATCCAATAGGCTTTATTAAAGTAAACAATGATGTTAAAGGTGGCTTTTCTGTAGGAGGAGAATTCCTTTACCACATTATTCCTCAACTACAAATAGGATCACTAGGATATTTTATTTTTGAAAGGGAAATAGAGAATACCTCTAATTCATTAAAAGGCTGGGCCCTTTTTATATCTGGCAAATATGATTTTCTTTTAAATAATATTGTAAATATTTACGGAATAGCACGAGTAGGTTATGAATCCATGAGAATATATGCCAATGAAAAAGAATTTGAAGACAATCTTAAAGATCAAGGGCTTACAACATCTTATCTTGGAGCTTTTTGTATGTTTTTAGGAGGTGGCCTAGAATACAACAGCTTTAGCTTTGGTGGATTCTTTGCCGAATTAGGATACACAATTCAAATGACTGATTTCAAATATGAAGCATCTACAATTTATGAAAAATTAGTAGTATCTGGAAACAATCCCTATTTACGGCTCAATTTTGGTGTTTTCGTTAAGATATAAAACAAAGATCATTATTTTTTTACTAAAAAAGTAGTAATAATAGAGCATAAAACAAAGGCCTCTTGTATTAGAAAAGAGGCCTTTATTAATCGCGATAAAAAATCAAACTCATCCTTCTTCTTCATCAAAATAATTAACCAGATCAGAACGCTTTGCGCTATTTGTCTTTTTTAGCAAATTATGAATATGCGTCTTCACCGTACTTTCATCAACATTCAAGTGCCGTGCTATTTCTTTGTTTGTTAGATTTTTTTGTTTGCCTAATAATTCTAATATTTCTTTCTCCCTTCTGGTAAAAACCACAGAGGGACCTTTTTCTTCTAGAACCATAATAGAATATCCATTTGACCTAAGGGGACTAATTCTTATTTTTGTTTCCAAGGAATCAGAATTTCGGCTCCACTCTAATTTCATAATTCTTGAAGAAAAATCATCTTTTTGAAAAATCCAAAAAGGGAATTTTTCAAAGACCTCCTGCACATTTTTCCCCACTCTTAGAATAGATCCAAAATAATCTTTAGCAGAAAGATTAATATCCACTATAATATTATTTTTGTTTACAATAATAAGCTGATCGGTTATTTCCGAATATACAAGAATTCTAGAAAAAGGATGGATAAATGCCAGACTTGTATTTTTTATCCCTATATAGAAAAACAAACTGCTTAAAGCCAATACAAGAGGAGAAAAATCAAATGTAAGGCCGCCAATTCTAAAAACATACAAAACATTAAATATTAAAGGAAGCAATCCTCCCAATAAAACCCACAAAGCCTGAAGACGAAAAATTTGGTGATGTAAAATAAAACTAGTTATAATAATTATAGAACCGAGAGAATACAACATATATGAATAAAAAACATGTATCCAGAAATAAAAACCATAAGACAAAACCCGGATCTGCTTAAATATTAAAAAACTGACAATTTCATAACGTTTCCAAATAAGATTATGAAGATCATTAGTAAAAAATAAAAAAGAAGTTAGAAAAGGTATAATATACAACAGCCATTTATGACGTATTAGAGAATATCTTCCGGTCGTAATCTCAATAGAAAACAAGAACCAGAAAACGGGACATACGCTAATAAAAGGATAGGTTATTTTAGAAAAGATCGTTACCATTTGGTCATTAAGGGATATAAGTTCAAGAAGACGAAAAATAATTATAAAAAATGAACAATATAACAACCCATTTAACGAGAATAAATGGGTATCCATATGCTTTTTTATTTGTAATAACGTTATAACGATCAGAAAAAGAGCCATAGGTGATATCCATATATACACCCACCAGCCGTCCATATTCCCTCCTTTTTTCGTTGTTCACCTATGGACTTCTATTGGTAAACCCGAATATTTATTGCGTAGTTATTTATTCCCCCTCATACCGGGCCATGCTTGTGGGAGTTTCAAAGACATCCACCGCCCACAAGAGATTGTACGGAAGCTGCTGTTCCTTGAGCAAAGCCGTAAGCTCCTCGAAAACATAGCGGGCTATACGCTCGGCACTGGGATCGTCCTGAAAATAGGCAATATCATTGAGGTTCCTGTGGTCTAGCTGACCAAGGACGGTGCGGAGGCCTTCTTTCAGCACCCCAAAATCGATGAGCATGCCTCCCTCGGAAAGCTCCTTTCCCCGGGCCCAGACCCGCACCCGATAATTGTGCCCATGGAGACGCTCACACTTTCCATGATAATGGCGGAGAAAATGGGCCGCCGCAAAATCCGCCTCTACCCGTATAGTATACATAACTCCTGCCCCTGTACCCCTACCCTACCCGAGCTGGATGTTTCTATCAAGAGGGTCGTTTACATCACACCGTCGCGCCGAGGCACCATGACGGAGCCCAGCCTTAAACCCTATTTGCCATTCAGAATTCGTATCGTATCATTATCCACATACACCACCACGCCATTACTCACAGAACCGATATACTCTTTCCCGTTTATTAGTACTTTAGAGTACCACTCACCATTGATTTCAGCTCTATAGGCCAGCGCTATCCCATCGGGGGAAAAGGTGAGGAACCAAAGCCTCTCATAGGGGCCAGCCTTTTCGTTTCCGTTTATCACATAGATCTTGCCATCAAGCTTTGCCCCATAGGTCAGCACCTTTCCGTCGGGGGAAAAAGTAAGCCCCCCAACGCTGCCATAGGGGCCGGTCTTCTTTTTCCCGGCCATCACATACCACTGGCCACCAATCTCCGCTGTATAGGCCAGGACATTCCCATCAGGGGAAAAGGTAAGACACCAAACATTATCATAAGGACCAGCCTTCTCATTTCCCGCTATAACATACCACTGGCCACCTATCTTCGCTCTATAAGCCAGGACTTTTGCGTCGGGAGAAAAGGTGAGATCCCAAACACCATCATAAGGACCAGCCTTCTCGTTCTCCGCTATCACATACCACTTGCTACCTATCTCTGCTGCATAAGCCAGGACCTTCCCGTCGGGAGAAAAGGTGAGATAGCCAACATCACTATAAGGGCCAACTTTCTTGTTCTCCGCCATCACATATATTTGACCCTCTATCTTTGCCCCATAAGCCAGAACCTTTCCGTCTCGGGAAAAAGTGAAATCCTTAATATCAACATAGACGTCAGCTTTCTCTTTTTCAGCTATTAAATATATCTGACTACCAATTCTCGCTTCATAGGCCAGGACCTTTCCGTCGGGGGAAAAGGTGAGTC
Protein-coding regions in this window:
- a CDS encoding ABC transporter permease, encoding MTFAKLITLSMRSILRNKMRSFLTSLGIIIGVGSVIVMVAVGSGSQAEIKRQIAAMGTNLLMVMPPRGPREANRLSLADVTKLRQEASYLAAISGEVRISGMTVIGGSAYWSTTVYGVEPDYLTIKDWGVAEGEIFTEKDLTTRSKVAVLGATVASKLFGDESPLGKNIRIATTPFTVIGVLTKKGATGTGSDQDDVVLVPLHTAVNRLSRDGKLNLIEMSVVREDLMSQAQTEVTAILRESHKLAEGASDDFTVMNQEQIIQTASQTSQTLTMLLAAIAGVSLIVGGIGIMNIMLVSVTERTREIGIRMAVGARRRDILLQFLSESIILSLMGGFIGILLAILVSFLLRTLLKMPTLIHPEIVLLSAGFAAAVGIFFGWYPAQKAANLYPIDALRYE
- a CDS encoding ABC transporter ATP-binding protein, coding for MAIIEMRGIQRFYIMGDIVVKALRGIDLVVEEGEFVAIMGPSGSGKSTLMNILGCLDKPTAGTYLLDGVDTSQAGPDEFADIRNNKIGFVFQGFNLLPRTSALENVELPLFYDRSGCKIDARARARAVLEEVGLGSRLDHMPSQLSGGQQQRVAIARAMVKDPAFILADEPTGNLDSEMSLEIMALFQELNNRGKTIVMVTHEPDIASYTRRIITMRDGMILLDEPVHQQKSAAEDLAAWKARHKALAEGERL
- a CDS encoding efflux RND transporter periplasmic adaptor subunit — protein: MKKKTPVFLILGCVIGAGILLWFFRGYQVGVSKKKQAYEFTTIRRGTIESTVSATGTLAVESSVDVLAQMSGRIEKVFVDYNSKVKKDQLLATINTDLLKLQRKSAQATVDKVQSQYNLQNLAVQNAKALYEKGLLSEYDYKSALSTLEVYRAELLSAQTSLEQIETQINQYAYITSPIDGIILSKNIDEGSSVTGGSSSSSTTLFTIAANLSRMQILAEVDELDISSIRVGQEVRFTVEAYPGVSFTGKVKEIRLEPKTSNNVVYYYVNILADNTSGKLLPGMTAQVTFIKEKKENVLVVPNGALRFSPTSLSEAERERALFIARLPATMSAEARKEALARYDEMVKNRASQNRPSSQGQGLTSLMGGVPRMPGVPGGGPGGPGMPGPGSTTGRRSQGASQGSATSGMSNGTEGPPGSEANFSVEGNTNGTTPAVRKPLWYLDESGNLAALIVQVGISDAQYTEVSGPSDLEGKQVILKVKAE
- a CDS encoding histidine kinase N-terminal 7TM domain-containing protein, with protein sequence MDGWWVYIWISPMALFLIVITLLQIKKHMDTHLFSLNGLLYCSFFIIIFRLLELISLNDQMVTIFSKITYPFISVCPVFWFLFSIEITTGRYSLIRHKWLLYIIPFLTSFLFFTNDLHNLIWKRYEIVSFLIFKQIRVLSYGFYFWIHVFYSYMLYSLGSIIIITSFILHHQIFRLQALWVLLGGLLPLIFNVLYVFRIGGLTFDFSPLVLALSSLFFYIGIKNTSLAFIHPFSRILVYSEITDQLIIVNKNNIIVDINLSAKDYFGSILRVGKNVQEVFEKFPFWIFQKDDFSSRIMKLEWSRNSDSLETKIRISPLRSNGYSIMVLEEKGPSVVFTRREKEILELLGKQKNLTNKEIARHLNVDESTVKTHIHNLLKKTNSAKRSDLVNYFDEEEG
- the queD gene encoding 6-carboxytetrahydropterin synthase QueD, which codes for MYTIRVEADFAAAHFLRHYHGKCERLHGHNYRVRVWARGKELSEGGMLIDFGVLKEGLRTVLGQLDHRNLNDIAYFQDDPSAERIARYVFEELTALLKEQQLPYNLLWAVDVFETPTSMARYEGE
- a CDS encoding WD40 repeat domain-containing protein, coding for MLGKGEEIITIGLLNDTTPVYVVRQLREGLISTIKEYYVVTGDEKAGPYDDVEDLTFFSDGKILTYRAKIRGKWYVIAGKDKAGPYDEVWNFTLSPDKNVLAYIAVIGDQWYVIAGDEKAGPYDDVWGLTFSPDGKVLAYEARIGSQIYLIAEKEKADVYVDIKDFTFSRDGKVLAYGAKIEGQIYVMAENKKVGPYSDVGYLTFSPDGKVLAYAAEIGSKWYVIAENEKAGPYDGVWDLTFSPDAKVLAYRAKIGGQWYVIAGNEKAGPYDNVWCLTFSPDGNVLAYTAEIGGQWYVMAGKKKTGPYGSVGGLTFSPDGKVLTYGAKLDGKIYVINGNEKAGPYERLWFLTFSPDGIALAYRAEINGEWYSKVLINGKEYIGSVSNGVVVYVDNDTIRILNGK